From one Asterias amurensis chromosome 14, ASM3211899v1 genomic stretch:
- the LOC139946731 gene encoding uncharacterized protein — MHIVKHLAKMDVATSFIYAVAVTCLYSVYGQLEATPAPCTSDTPSYYEHTYQCNDGNGCYGDYDKCNSYAQCADKSDDMNCDYCRDSSGFFCVQSRQCLSSYNVCDGVPDCLHGEDEDLPECFPSIWMYISGGQLAGLLIGFIIFIVIVVVIVVAVNQNCKKQPFMQLSNTI, encoded by the exons atgcacatcGTTAAACATCTTGCAAAAATGGACGTCGCAACCAGTTTCATTTATGCTGTAGCTGTTACATGCTTGTACAGTGTGTATGGGCAGTTGGAAG CTACACCGGCACCTTGTACGTCAGACACGCCATCATATTATGAGCATACTTATCAATGCAATGATGGGAATGGATGTTACGGTGATTATGATAAGTGTAATTCCTATGCTCAATGTGCAGACAAATCAGATGATATGAACTGTG ATTACTGTAGGGATTCCAGCGGTTTCTTCTGTGTTCAGTCTCGTCAATGTTTGAGTTCGTATAATGTATGTGACGGCGTGCCTGATTGCCTCCATGGTGAAGACGAAGATCTCCCTGAATGTT TCCCCTCTATCTGGATGTATATTAGTGGAGGTCAGCTGGCAGGCCTTCTCATCGGTTTCATCATCTTTATTGTCATTGTCGTCGTCATCGTCGTTGCAGTTAACCAGAATTGCAAGAAACAACCATTCATGCAACTATCCAACACAATTTAG